From Candidatus Sphingomonas colombiensis, one genomic window encodes:
- a CDS encoding amidohydrolase, whose translation MRKTLLMLATALAAAPAMAQITPAVSDDAPPTPIPAVAPGFDVAAAKTRIDASLDRQYPKLDALYKDLHAHPEVGFQETRTAAILAAEMRKLGFTVTEKVGKTGIVAIYKNGDGPVVMVRTEMDALPMEEKTGLPYASRAQQTVDGKLTFVDHACGHDSHMAWWIGAATALVAMKDQWHGTLMFIGQPSEETLLGARAMLDDGLFKRWPKPDYGFAAHVGPDAIGRVVVKEGAVTSASDKVNVTFNGVGAHGSMPDKSIDPIVMGSHFVNDVQTVISRERDPNLFGVISVGSFNAGTVGNIIPDHADLQLTVRSRDAATRKLLLDGIDRTARAVADMARAPAPIVSHPGGTGVVHNDSALSARTASVLATAFGKDVAFVPAVSPGGNASEDYAAFIEAGVPSVFIAVGGYDPAMIARYKAEGKPVPVNHSPFFAPVPEPTIKRGAQTLALAVLSVAGNGVAVK comes from the coding sequence ATGCGCAAAACCCTGTTGATGCTTGCCACCGCCCTCGCCGCCGCCCCCGCGATGGCGCAAATCACCCCAGCGGTGTCTGACGACGCGCCGCCGACGCCGATCCCGGCGGTGGCGCCCGGCTTCGACGTAGCGGCGGCCAAAACGCGCATCGATGCCTCGCTCGATCGGCAATATCCGAAGCTTGACGCGCTCTATAAGGATCTCCACGCGCATCCGGAGGTCGGCTTTCAGGAAACCCGCACCGCCGCCATCCTCGCGGCGGAAATGCGCAAGCTCGGCTTCACCGTCACCGAGAAGGTCGGCAAGACCGGGATCGTCGCGATCTACAAGAATGGCGACGGGCCGGTCGTGATGGTCCGCACCGAGATGGACGCGCTGCCGATGGAGGAAAAAACCGGCCTTCCCTATGCATCGCGCGCGCAGCAGACGGTGGACGGCAAGCTCACTTTTGTCGATCACGCCTGCGGGCATGACAGCCATATGGCATGGTGGATCGGCGCCGCCACTGCGCTGGTCGCGATGAAAGACCAATGGCACGGGACGCTGATGTTCATCGGCCAGCCGTCCGAGGAAACCCTGCTCGGCGCCCGGGCGATGCTCGACGACGGGTTGTTCAAGCGCTGGCCGAAGCCCGACTACGGCTTTGCCGCGCATGTCGGCCCCGATGCGATCGGCCGCGTGGTGGTGAAGGAAGGCGCGGTCACCTCCGCCTCCGATAAGGTCAACGTCACGTTCAACGGCGTCGGCGCGCATGGTTCGATGCCGGACAAGAGCATCGATCCGATCGTGATGGGCAGCCATTTCGTCAACGATGTGCAGACGGTGATCAGCCGCGAGCGCGATCCCAATCTGTTCGGCGTGATCTCCGTCGGCAGCTTCAATGCCGGCACGGTCGGCAATATCATCCCGGATCACGCCGATCTGCAATTGACGGTGCGCTCGCGCGACGCGGCGACCCGCAAGCTGCTGCTCGACGGCATCGATCGCACCGCGCGCGCGGTGGCCGATATGGCCCGCGCGCCGGCCCCGATCGTCTCGCATCCGGGCGGCACGGGCGTGGTGCACAATGATTCGGCGCTCTCCGCGCGCACCGCCTCCGTCCTCGCCACCGCTTTCGGCAAGGACGTGGCCTTCGTGCCGGCGGTGAGCCCCGGCGGCAATGCGAGCGAGGATTATGCCGCGTTCATCGAAGCCGGCGTGCCATCGGTATTCATCGCGGTCGGCGGCTACGACCCGGCGATGATCGCGCGCTACAAGGCGGAAGGGAAGCCGGTGCCGGTCAACCATTCGCCATTCTTCGCTCCTGTGCCGGAGCCGACCATCAAGCGCGGCGCGCAGACGCTGGCGCTCGCCGTGCTGTCGGTCGCCGGCAACGGGGTTGCGGTGAAATAA
- a CDS encoding TolC family protein, whose protein sequence is MNRLLWLAGVAAVVASPLYAEPRVARGGLPPPEAVRDALDNHPTVLAAGHRVDVAHAQAGALAKGNHEAILAGSAIRRSVDRERDYAEFDATLTRAFRLPGKAALDRRTGEAGVAAAQNRMADARHQAALELAQLWLDWIGASALVESDRRNVANLAREGGAIERRAQLRDAAALDVDQAAAATSRARGQLAESHATLAEAEAKLRATFPTIPLPATAPAPDEPGEPAEGFTTLGRLVIERSHEIEAAQAEADRLGFASRRARADRIADPSLGVRAFSERGGMERGVGLVASMPLGGGYRRYLAEEAAAQSSAAVSDLAAVRRTVEAIAAADVALARSRLDGWQSLRDAATSAQAVADRMRAGNRLGGIDLADLLYAERQANDARREEIRARTEALRAVIRLEIDSHVIWIDEDDHA, encoded by the coding sequence GCTGGATAATCATCCGACCGTGCTGGCCGCCGGACATCGTGTCGACGTCGCGCACGCGCAGGCAGGGGCGCTGGCGAAGGGCAATCACGAAGCGATCCTTGCCGGCAGTGCGATCCGCCGCAGCGTCGATCGCGAGCGGGATTACGCCGAATTCGATGCCACGCTGACCCGCGCATTCCGCCTGCCGGGCAAGGCGGCGCTCGATCGCCGCACGGGTGAGGCCGGCGTGGCGGCGGCGCAGAATCGCATGGCAGACGCGCGCCATCAGGCGGCGCTGGAGCTGGCGCAATTGTGGCTCGACTGGATCGGCGCGAGCGCGCTGGTGGAGAGCGATCGGCGCAACGTCGCCAATCTGGCGCGCGAGGGTGGTGCGATCGAACGTCGCGCGCAATTGCGCGATGCAGCGGCGCTCGATGTCGATCAGGCGGCGGCGGCAACATCGCGGGCGCGCGGCCAGCTCGCCGAATCGCACGCGACGCTTGCGGAGGCGGAGGCGAAGCTGCGTGCGACCTTCCCGACCATCCCATTGCCCGCCACCGCGCCTGCGCCGGACGAGCCGGGCGAGCCGGCGGAGGGCTTCACCACGCTCGGCCGGCTGGTGATCGAGCGAAGCCATGAGATCGAAGCCGCGCAGGCGGAGGCGGACAGGCTCGGCTTCGCGTCCCGTCGTGCGCGTGCCGATCGGATTGCGGACCCTTCGCTCGGCGTCCGCGCGTTCAGTGAGCGTGGCGGGATGGAGCGCGGGGTCGGGCTGGTCGCGTCGATGCCGCTCGGGGGCGGCTATCGCCGCTATCTGGCGGAGGAGGCGGCCGCGCAATCCTCAGCCGCGGTGAGCGATCTCGCGGCCGTGCGCCGCACGGTCGAGGCGATCGCGGCGGCGGATGTGGCGCTGGCGCGATCGCGGCTCGATGGCTGGCAATCGCTGCGCGACGCGGCGACCAGCGCGCAGGCGGTGGCCGATCGGATGCGCGCCGGCAACCGGCTGGGCGGGATCGACCTCGCCGACCTGCTCTATGCCGAGCGTCAGGCCAATGACGCGCGCCGCGAGGAGATACGCGCGCGGACCGAGGCGCTGCGCGCGGTGATCCGGCTGGAGATCGATTCGCACGTCATCTGGATCGACGAGGACGATCACGCCTGA
- a CDS encoding DUF2891 domain-containing protein yields MTTELTADRAAQFARIALGHVTREYPHKADHVMTGDGDAYIPRAVHPIFYGSFDWHSCVHGYWLLARIRRLFPDLAEAQAIDALFAGAFTPAKVEAERAYLDRPSARGFERPYGWAWLLMLAAELKLANSPHHATLRPLTEAFVKRFHDFLPLLTYPVRAGTHGNTAFALVLAARYADVEGDAPLRALLADRALNWFGADRDAQAWEPSGDDFLSPTLIEASAMAALIPAETFREWLAKFLPRLGSGEPATFFTPATVSDRSDGKIAHLDGLNLSRAWAFRAIANAIDAPHLQATLRTAADRHLATALGEVAGDYMGEHWLASFALLAFTG; encoded by the coding sequence GCGGATCATGTGATGACCGGCGACGGCGACGCTTATATCCCGCGCGCTGTCCATCCGATCTTCTATGGCAGTTTCGACTGGCATAGCTGTGTCCACGGCTATTGGCTGCTCGCGCGCATACGGCGGCTGTTCCCCGATCTGGCGGAGGCACAAGCAATCGATGCGCTGTTCGCGGGCGCCTTCACCCCCGCCAAGGTGGAGGCGGAGCGCGCCTATCTCGATCGGCCAAGCGCGCGCGGGTTCGAGCGGCCCTATGGCTGGGCATGGCTGCTGATGCTGGCGGCGGAGCTGAAACTGGCGAACTCACCGCATCACGCGACGCTGCGGCCGTTGACGGAGGCATTCGTCAAGCGTTTCCACGACTTCCTGCCGCTGCTCACCTATCCGGTGCGCGCCGGCACGCATGGCAACACCGCCTTCGCGCTGGTGCTCGCCGCACGCTATGCCGATGTCGAGGGCGATGCGCCGCTCCGCGCGCTGCTGGCGGATCGCGCGCTCAACTGGTTCGGCGCAGATCGCGACGCACAGGCGTGGGAACCGAGCGGCGACGATTTCCTATCTCCGACGTTGATCGAGGCGAGCGCGATGGCCGCGCTGATCCCGGCCGAGACCTTCCGCGAATGGCTGGCAAAGTTCCTGCCGCGGCTGGGATCGGGCGAACCGGCCACGTTCTTCACCCCCGCCACTGTCAGTGATCGCAGCGACGGCAAGATCGCGCATCTGGATGGCCTCAATCTCAGCCGCGCCTGGGCCTTTCGCGCCATCGCGAACGCGATCGATGCACCGCACCTGCAAGCGACGCTGCGCACTGCCGCCGATCGCCATCTCGCCACCGCACTGGGCGAGGTGGCAGGGGACTATATGGGCGAACATTGGCTGGCGAGCTTCGCGCTGCTCGCGTTCACCGGCTAG